Proteins encoded in a region of the Leguminivora glycinivorella isolate SPB_JAAS2020 chromosome 23, LegGlyc_1.1, whole genome shotgun sequence genome:
- the LOC125238413 gene encoding cell growth-regulating nucleolar protein has translation MVVFTCGHCGESVNKPKVEKHYMTKCRNRPHNLSCMDCFKDFLGNDYEAHTKCITEEERYSGKGFVAKEKKGEKKQNVWVEMLQEVLEQQKSAPANVRRIIETVSKHNNTPRKKPKFINFVKNVCGQKTNPNDINQAWDMISVKLSELSAMNARPNQTQQNKKSEDDEENTENGVTENAKAEEHEENGDVGAQNGDVEEAKETEGKSGKKSKKQRKEEKKRQKYEAELQSAAQDPGEEEEEPQPTKKEKKKKNRAESVSNGDAEELKEEDNKNKKRKRQDTVNAVQEVKEAVENGVADAEMPVSRVTQKKKKTKSTGESEEAEESICLHDQNVAKIGELDIRKDKFNWHAVIMSVLEKKGEVQFKRLQKKVLGEYQEATGQEIDDRIAEKFIKKLKSAPNVRVDKNRVVLVD, from the exons ATGGTCGTGTTTACGTGTGGCCACTGCGGCGAGTCCGTGAACAAGCCTAAAGTTGAGAAACATTATATGACCAAATGTAGAAATAGGCCCCACAACTTGTCATGCATGGACTGTTTCAAGGATTTTCT TGGTAATGACTACGAGGCTCACACAAAATGTATAACTGAAGAAGAACGCTACTCAGGAAAAGGATTTGTTGCTAAGGAAAAGAAAGGAGAAAAGAAGCAAAATGTATGGGTCGAAATGCTTCAAGAAGTATTAGAACAGCAAAAGAGTGCTCCGGCCAATGTCAGAAGGATAATCGAGACGGTCAGTAAACATAATAACACTCCTAGGAAAAAACCCAAATTCATCAACTTTGTCAAGAATGTGTGCGGACAGAAAACAAATCCAAATGATATTAATCAAGCTTGGGATATGATCTCTGTTAAACTGAGCGAATTATCCGCAATGAATGCTAGACCCAATCAGACTCAGCAAAATAAGAAATCTGAAGATGATGAAGAGAATACGGAAAATGGGGTTACGGAAAACGCTAAAGCTGAAGAACATGAGGAAAATGGTGATGTTGGAGCTCAAAATGGGGACGTAGAGGAAGCTAAAGAAACGGAGGGAAAGAGTGGTAAGAAATCCAAGAAGCAGCGTAAAGAAGAGAAAAAGCGTCAGAAGTATGAAGCAGAATTACAGAGCGCAGCTCAAGACCCAGGAGAGGAAGAGGAAGAACCGCAGCCCACAAAGAAggaaaaaaagaagaaaaacagAGCGGAGTCCGTTAGCAACGGGGACGCCGAGGAACTCAAAGAGGAAGACAACAAAAATAAGAAACGTAAAAGACAAGATACCGTTAATGCTGTTCAGGAAGTGAAAGAAGCAGTTGAAAACGGTGTTGCCGATGCTGAAATGCCGGTTAGCAGGGTTACACAGAAAAAGAAGAAAACTAAAAGCACTGGGGAATCCGAGGAAGCGGAAGAAAGCATCTGTCTCCACGACCAAAATGTAGCAAAGATTGGCGAACTAGATATTCGAAAAGATAAATTCAACTGGCATGCGGTAATAATGTCCGTGCTTGAAAAGAAAGGTGAGGTGCAGTTCAAAAGGCTTCAGAAGAAGGTTCTTGGGGAATATCAGGAGGCAACGGGGCAGGAGATTGACGATAGAATTGCTGAGAAGTTTATTAAGAAATTGAAAAGCGCACCCAATGTGAGAGTTGATAAGAATAGAGTTGTTCTTGTGGACTAG